The following is a genomic window from Marinobacter sp. NP-4(2019).
GGCCGCCAGTGCGTCTTCCTGTTTTGGCAGGGTCGATGACAACCTTGCACCCTGTTTGCCAGAGATGCCCAGTACCTCTTGCAGGTCATCCATTTTAATCGGACGGACCAACCACATAAGGCCTCCCTTAATAATGGTTTTGGCTACTTTTGGGATAGGTGTAGGGGGGGGACGATTATTTTTTCGCCTTGGAACTCGCTGCGCTCAGACAGGCGGCGCAAAAAATAATCGTCACCCCACCTACACTCGTATCCTTGTGTTTGCCTTCCCTGAACCCACTGCCGTGTTAATTGCTGGCTTCAGTTACCTTCTTTACAGCTGCTTCAAAACGTTCGAGCGCATCTTCGATATCAGGCTCCGGGATGATCAGGGACGGCGCCAGCCGAACCACGTTGGCACCCGCCACCAGGACCATCACACCTTCGTCCAACCCCGCGTTCAGGAACTCCTTGGCCCTGCCCTGCCACTTTTCGGTGAGAACGCAGCCCAGCAGCAAACCGGCTCCGCGGACTTCGCTAAACACACCATAACGCTCGCCGATGGCCATCATGCCTTTCTGCAGGCGCTCGGAACGCGCCTTGACACCTTTGAGGATATCCGGCTGACTGACGGTGTCGATGACTTTCTGGGCAACTGCGCAGGCCAGCGCGTTGCCGCCGTACGTGCTGCCATGAGTGCCGACACTGAGGCTTGCAGCCACTTTGGCGGTGGTCAGCATCGCAGCCACAGGGAAACCGCCGCCCAGACCCTTGGCGCTGGAGAGTATGTCGGGAACGACATCGTACATTTCGTAGGCGTAGAGATAACCGGTACGCCCGACACCACTCTGGACTTCGTCGAACACCAGCAGGGCGTCGTTCTCGTCGCAGAGCTGACGCAGACCTTTGAGGAATTCCGGATCGGCGGGCATAACGCCGCCCTCACCCTGAATAGGCTCCACCACCACAGCGCAGGTCTTGTCTTTGGAGATCAGTTTGCGCACCGACTCGAGGTCATTAAACGTGGCATGGTGAATTCCGCCGGGCGCGGGCTCGAAGCCTTCCAGGTACTTGGGCTGCCCACCGACGCTGACGGTAAAGAGGGTGCGGCCATGAAACGAATTGGTAAAGGAAATAATTTCATTCTTTTCAGGACCGAAATGCTCCCAAGCATAGCGCCGGGCAAGCTTGAACGCAGCCTCATTGGCTTCCCCACCGGAGTTGGCAAAGAACACCCGCTCTGCGAACGTAAGATCACAAAGGGTCTTGGCCAGACGCAGTGCCGGTTCGTTGGTCATGACGTTGGACAGATGCCAGAGCTTCTCGGCCTGGTCTGTTAACGCCCCCACGAGACCAGGATGGGAGTGGCCAAGACAGGTCACGGCAATGCCGCCCTGAAGATCCACAAACTCACGGCCTTCCTGATCCCAGATGCGGGAGCCTTCTCCACGTACCGGAATGATTGAGCCGGGAGCGTAGTTCGGCACCATGACTTCATCAAAAAGTTCGCGACTGACGGGTTCTCTGTTCATCGGGCTCTCTCGGAAACGGTTCAAAGAATTAAAGCTGTATTTATCATACGCCACTCAAGGCATGAGCACATCCGCCCGGGTAACGCCTGCCCCCTACCACCCTTTCACCTCCGTGTCAGAAACGAATATCAATTCCGGTAATCCGGTCACGGCCCGACCTTCCACCCTCAGCTCCGATATCTGGGAACGCGGGCGTTATAGCGCCTGAATCAGTACTTTTGGAGGGCATAGTTTAATGTTACTCCGAACTGCGAATCGCAGATGCCTGTAAAGCAACGAATTACGTGTATAGACATTCGTCTAATTAATGCGCAAATTTATTTGAAATGTCACAGATTCGTAACTACTTTGAAGTGGGTCCAACAAAAATAATGTGTGGAGACAACAACGATGCAAAGCAACAAACTGAGAATGGCAATTCGTGCAACGGCTGCGGCCACTATTCTGGGGGTTAGTGCGCAGGCCAACGCAGTCAGCTTCAACGCTGGCGACTACGACGTAAGCCTGTATGGCTATGGTCGCCTCAATGCTTCTTACGATATTGACAGCAACCAGGCGCTGAGCACGCGGTCTGGTTCATACAGTGGTCTCGTCAACAACGACGATGCCCCAGACGGCCACTTCGGCGCGGATGCATTCCAAAGCCGGATCGGCCTGGTCACCACCTCACCGCAGGGTGTGAAAGTTAACGTGGAAGGCGACTTCCGCGGCAGCGGTGGCGGTTCACTGCGTCTTCGCCATGCCTATGGTGAGTACAATGGCGTACTGATGGGTCAGACCTGGTCAAACTTCACCAGCTTCGTGGGTAACACCTCGACACTGGACTTTGACTCCCTGCCAGGTGTTGCTGGCTACCAGTCCCGTACCGCGCAAGCGCGGTATACTTCCGGTCCTCTGTCCATCTCCCTGGAAGATCCGCAAAGCTCTTTCCTCTCGGGCGACGCAAATGCTATCCAAAAGGATGCCTTGCCAGCACTCACCGCTCGCCTGCAGGATTCAGCCGATGGTCTGTCGTACTCGGCCGCCGTCCTGGTTCACCAAGTAGGTTATGACGACGGTGATAACGATGAAAGCGCCGCTGGCTTCGCAACATTCGTAGCAGCGAAAATGGCGCTGAGCGACATGATCACCGTTCAGGGCTCGCTCAGTTACACCGATGGTGCCAACAGCTATCTGTACCGCTCCGGTGACAACTTCGGCGCTGCAAGTGCCTATGTTGATGTTGACGGCGACGTAGAGACCATTTCAGGTTACGGTGGCTCTGTTGGTGCAGGTATCAACCTGGGTGGCGGTCGCAGCATCAACATCGGTTACGGCATGGTCGAAGTAGACTGGGACGATGCTGAAGACGACGCACTTTTTGCAGCACTGGTTGCTGACCAGAGCGAAACCAACTCTGCCGTCATGGCCAACTACCAGTGGACTCCGGTACAAAACGTCATGATGGGTGTTGAATACCAGTTCCTGAAGCGTGAAAACGTCAGTGGCGACGATGGCGATGCCAACCGCCTGCTGTTCGCCGCGCAGTACAACTTCTAAACTCCTTTAGAAGTTAATTCAGGAGAAACCCCGGCCGAGTGCCGGGGTTTCTTCTTTTGGGGGACACCATCTCAAAAGTCCGGCAAGGCGTGGGTGGGGGTGTCTGGTAAAAAACACCGCCTGTCTGAGCGCAGCGAGTTCAAGCGGAGTTTTTTACCAGACACCCCCACCCGCGCCCTACCACCAAAAGAAGGATTACTCCCCAGCCCGCAACCGAGTCCGAACCCCACGCGAAGCCATCACCCCAATTACCTCCATCAAAGAAAGCACCCCCCGATCATGAGTACGCGGCGATTTCCCCTTCCCCATACGGCCAAGCTGCCGGGTATACCAGCTCACTTCCATCAACGCCATATCGTCAATCAACCGGATACCGGTTTTAATAGGCTTCACTGCACTGGTAAACGACTCACCGGCCATAATCCGCTTCGGACAGTCAGGCTCGACCGCCAAAGGCCGCGCGATACCGACCAGATCAGTTGCACCCGAGGTAATGGCATCCGCCATCCCGGTTTCCGTGCGGAAGCCTCCGGTCACCATTAATGGCACATCCACCCGCTCACGCACCTTCTCCGCAAACTCCAGGAAATACGCCTCCCTCGCCAGCGTACTCTGCTTCACTTCACCGTTCTCTTTACCAACCCCCGCCCCCTTGGCCATCGCCGGATTCTCATAATTGCCGCCGGAGATCTCCACCAGATCAATACCGCGATCCGCCAGCGCCTCAATTACCGCCAGAGACTCTTCCTCGGTAAAACCACCCCGCTGGAAATCCGCCGAATTCAGCTTAATGCCCACATTAAAGCCATCGCCGGTTGCGCCACGAATCGCCTTATACACCTCCAACACAAACCGCATCCGTTTTTCAGCCGTACCACCCCACTCATCCGAGCGCTGGTTGTGATGAGGCGACAGGAACTGGCTCACCAGATAGCCGTGGGCACCGTGAATCTGTACCCCGCTGAAACCCGCTTTCTCCGCAATCGCCGCACTTTTCGCAAAGCGTCGGATAATGTCCTCAATCTCCGGACCGGTCAGCGCCCTCGGCGTGGCGAACATACTCCGCATCTCCTTGCGAAACGGCACCGCACTGGGAGACACCGGATCCCGGTTCAGCATCTTCGGACTCTGCTTGCCCGGGTGATTCAGTTGCATCCAGATCTGGTTACCCCCAACCTTCCCGGCCTCCGCCCAGGCTTTCAGCAATTCCAGATCCCGCTCATCCTCCAACACCACATTCTGCGGCTCACCAATATGCCGACGATCCACCATCACGTTGCCGGTAATCGACAGCCCGGTACCGCCCTCGGCCCAGGTGCGGTAAAGCCTCACCAGGTCTTTGGTGACACGGTTATCGATGGTGCCCAGGGTCTCGCTCATGGCGGACTTGGCAAAGCGATTGGGAATAACCGCTCCGTTTCTCAGGGTCAGCGGTTGCGAAAGCGTTTCAGCGGCGTTCATTGATCGGTCTCCGTAGGATGTATGGGTTTATCCGAGGGCAAGAGTCGATCATGGAGAGGAAACAGAGTGGCTACATTGGCCGGAAAGACCTGCAGCCTATGGCACACAGGAGTACCATAAAAGACCCTGAATACTGAATGTCAGCGAGAATGCGGAGTGATCGATCCGTACCAACCGACAGAAGCAGAACTGCTGGACCGGCTCTGTCACGCCAACCACCGGGTGTTGGTGGTGGGAGAGTCCGGCAGTGGCAAAACCACCCTGATCCGCCGGCTGATGGCCGGACTCGCCACCAGGGGACGCAACAGCTATTGCCTGAACTGTGACCCCGGCCTGCCCGGCTTTGGGGTACCAGGCACCCTGGCGCTGGCTCGCCTCGACGGCGGTGAATGGGCAATCTCCGCCAGCGAACCGCTGTGCACCCTGGATGCCGGCCGCTTCAGGATGCCCCTAGTGATGGCCGTCAACCGGTTGCTGGCACAGCTACCAAAACCTCCAAAGGCCACCCTGTTCCTCGACACCCCTGGGCTGGTTCGGGGTGTCGGTGGCGCCGAGTTGCTCCAGGCCCTGGCCACCACGGCTCATATCGACCTGTGCGTGGTCCTGGCCCACGAAGGCCATCCACTGCCATTGACCAACGAGCTGAAGTCCCTGCCGGCCAGGGTTATCACCATAACCTCGCCTCCTCAGGCCCACCGCTTGCCACGGACCCAGCGGGTTCTTCAGCGCAGCCAACTCTGGAAAGAGCACCTGGGCAAGGGCCACACTGTCAACCTGGCACCGGACCAGTTGACCCTGCTGGGTACGCCACCGCCCCTGAACACCCAGAAAGCCTGGCTCGGCCGCCAGGTGGCCCTGTTCCATCGGGGTGAATTCCAGACCCTGGCCGAAGTTCAGGAAGTATCGCCCACACACATACAGGTGAAAACCGCCAGCCGGCCCGTCGACGTCGACCAACTGCTGGTGCGTAACGCCGTCTACCGGGACAACCGCCTGCACACTGCCCCCAAACCGCCCCCTAAACCAGAGCCCACACGCCCGGCGGCCTCCAGCGCCACAGAAGTAAAAGTGGAACTCGGTGCACTCACCAACATCACCCGTGAGCCCCAGGTGGCGGTACGGGCGGGAAATGCCGTGGCGACGCTGGTCAACGGTGTTACGGGCGACCCGTTATTGCAGTTGCGAATGCTGCACAAGGCCCGCAGCCTGCTGTTCGATATTGGCGATACCGGCCGGATGCCACTGCGGGCCGCCCACCAGGTCAGCGATGTGTTTATCAGCCATGCCCACGCCGACCATATTGGCGGCTTCCTGTGGCTGATCCGGTGCCGCATCGGGCATTATCCGCCCTGCCGCCTGTTTGGCCCGCCGGGCTTGCATGGGCATGTGTCAGGTATGGTGAATGGCATCCTGTGGGACCGGGTGGAGGATCGCGCTCCGAGATTTATCGTCCACGAATGGTACGACGACCATCTCAAGCGCTGGCAGGTCACCGCTGGCGAGGCCCAGGCCACCCCTCTGGAAGCCGTGGCCATCCAGGATGGGGTTGTGCACCGGGAGGCGGGTTTTGTTGTTCGCGCCACCCAGCTCGACCATCGGGTTCCGGTCATGGCATATGCCTATGAGCCTCACTGTCAAGCCAAGGGACGCGGAGATCAGTTGGACGCCTTAGGGATAGTAGCCGGTGAGAAAGTCGTGTACGCCACCGATTTCCGGGACAGCCCCGAGAACATTCGCAAGCTGAGCGAACTGGCCCGGGGTGCTCACACCCTGTTCTGCGAGGCTTCCTTCCTGGTCGCTGACCAGGACCAGGCAGAACGCACCCAGCACCTGACGACCGAGGCCTGCGCCCGCATCGCCAACCTGGCCGAGGTCCAGCAATTGGTTGCCTTTCACTTCTCCCACCGCTATGAAAAGCAGCGGGAACGGGTGTACGAGGAACTGCAGAAGTATACTGACAGGCTGGTGGTTCCCCGGAAGAGTGAATCCCGCCCTGATGATGGCTTTGCGGCTGCTCCGTAGCCCGAAGGCTACCGGAGCGATACCGCCAGGTTTTACAGAAGCAGGGAGCGAATATCCCCGAGAAGCTGACTCAGCAACGTGGTGAATCGCGCCGCATCCGCCCCGTTCACCGCCCGGTGATCGTAGGACAGCGACAGCGGCAGCATCAGCCGCGGCTGGAAATCCTTGCCATCCCAGACCGGCTTCATCGCCGCCTTGGAGACACCAAGAATCGCCACTTCCGGCGTATTCACGATCGGCGTGAACGCCGTGCCCCCGATACCACCCAGACTGGTGATGGTAAAACAGGCACCCTGCATTTCCGCCGGTTTCAGCTGCTTGTCCCGGGCTTTCTGGGCCAGGTCCGCACTTTCCGCGGCCAGCTCCCACAGTCCCTTCTTGTCCACATCGCGGATCACCGGCACCATCAGCCCGTGGGGGGTATCCACCGCAATACCGATGTGAATGTACTGCTTGCGGATAACCTCCTTGCGCTCCATGTCCAGCGACACATTGAACTGCGGCAGTTCCGCCAGCGCCGTGGCACAGGCCTTCAACAGGAACGGCAGCGGTGTCATCTTCACACCCTTCTTCTCGCCGGCCGCCTTCTGCGCCTTGCGGAAGTCTTCCATGTCGGTGATGTCGGCGTCCTCAAACTGGGTGACGTGGGGTACGTTCAGCCAGCTGCGCTGCATGTTGTTAGCCGTAGCAAACATCATGCGCGACATGGATTCACGCTCGATCTCGCCAAACTGGCTGAAGTCCGGCAGTTTCACACCGGGAATGCCAGCGCCACCGCCGCCAGCCACTGTGCTGCCCTGCTGCGTCTGCTGCAGCTGGCTCTTCACATAGGCCTGCACGTCATCTTTCAGGATGCGGTTTTTCGGGCCAGAGCCCTTGATCCGGGTCAAATCGGCGCCGAACTCACGAGCCAGCTTGCGCACCGCCGGGCCGGCGTGAACCTTGGCACCCGGAGTTGGCGGCTCGTAGGTTGCAGAAGCCTGTTCCGGCTTAGGCTCCTCACGCTTGCCTGCCGGCTCGGGTTTGCTTTCCGGTTTGGTATCAGCTGACTCTGCAGGTTCAGCGGATGATTCCTCACCGCCTTCTTCCACAACGGTCATTTCAACCAGGTCGAGACCTTCGGAGATCTTGTCGCCTTCGGACACCAGGATCTTGCCAATCTTGCCGGCAAAGGGAGACGGGATCTCCATGGTCGCCTTGTCGGACTCCACGGTGACCAACGCGTCGTCAACCTCGACCTCGTCGCCCTCGCTGACGTTGATCTCGATCACCGGCACGTTGTCGAAACCATCCAGTGCTGGCACCTTCACAGTTTCCTTGCGGGAACCGCCGGATTTCTTCGGCGCCGGCTTGTTCTCCTCGACCTTGTCTTCCGATGTGGCCTCAGTCTCTGCTTCCTTGCCGGAACTTGTGTCTTCATCAGCGCCCTTATCCTCGCCGGAATCACCTGCGGCGCCGCTGGCTTCCATCATGCCGACCACGTCGCCTTCCTTGACCTTGTCACCCACCTTGACGGTGATTTTGGTGATCTTGCCGGCACCGGGCGATGGCAGCTCCACCGACGCCTTGTCGGACTCAACCGTCAGTATCGGATCTTCTTCCTCAACCGAATCCCCCTGGCTGACGAGGACTTCAATAACCTCGACCTCGTCTGCACCGCCGAGATCCGGAACCTTGATTTCCTGTTCACTCATGGCGGTCTCCTTAGCTCAGCACCGGGTTCGTTTTGTTGCGATCGATTCCGTACTTGCGCATGGCTTCAAGAACCACCTCTTCCTTGATCTCACCGTCCCGTGCCAGAGCCGAGAGCGCGGTGACCGCCACGTAGTAACGATCCACCTCGAAGTGACTCCGCAGTTTCTCGCGGGTGTCACTGCGACCAAAACCGTCGGTTCCCAGGGTCAGGTAGGTTTTGGGGATGTAGGCACGCACCTGCT
Proteins encoded in this region:
- a CDS encoding aspartate aminotransferase family protein; this translates as MNREPVSRELFDEVMVPNYAPGSIIPVRGEGSRIWDQEGREFVDLQGGIAVTCLGHSHPGLVGALTDQAEKLWHLSNVMTNEPALRLAKTLCDLTFAERVFFANSGGEANEAAFKLARRYAWEHFGPEKNEIISFTNSFHGRTLFTVSVGGQPKYLEGFEPAPGGIHHATFNDLESVRKLISKDKTCAVVVEPIQGEGGVMPADPEFLKGLRQLCDENDALLVFDEVQSGVGRTGYLYAYEMYDVVPDILSSAKGLGGGFPVAAMLTTAKVAASLSVGTHGSTYGGNALACAVAQKVIDTVSQPDILKGVKARSERLQKGMMAIGERYGVFSEVRGAGLLLGCVLTEKWQGRAKEFLNAGLDEGVMVLVAGANVVRLAPSLIIPEPDIEDALERFEAAVKKVTEASN
- a CDS encoding DcaP family trimeric outer membrane transporter, which translates into the protein MQSNKLRMAIRATAAATILGVSAQANAVSFNAGDYDVSLYGYGRLNASYDIDSNQALSTRSGSYSGLVNNDDAPDGHFGADAFQSRIGLVTTSPQGVKVNVEGDFRGSGGGSLRLRHAYGEYNGVLMGQTWSNFTSFVGNTSTLDFDSLPGVAGYQSRTAQARYTSGPLSISLEDPQSSFLSGDANAIQKDALPALTARLQDSADGLSYSAAVLVHQVGYDDGDNDESAAGFATFVAAKMALSDMITVQGSLSYTDGANSYLYRSGDNFGAASAYVDVDGDVETISGYGGSVGAGINLGGGRSINIGYGMVEVDWDDAEDDALFAALVADQSETNSAVMANYQWTPVQNVMMGVEYQFLKRENVSGDDGDANRLLFAAQYNF
- a CDS encoding NADH:flavin oxidoreductase/NADH oxidase family protein gives rise to the protein MNAAETLSQPLTLRNGAVIPNRFAKSAMSETLGTIDNRVTKDLVRLYRTWAEGGTGLSITGNVMVDRRHIGEPQNVVLEDERDLELLKAWAEAGKVGGNQIWMQLNHPGKQSPKMLNRDPVSPSAVPFRKEMRSMFATPRALTGPEIEDIIRRFAKSAAIAEKAGFSGVQIHGAHGYLVSQFLSPHHNQRSDEWGGTAEKRMRFVLEVYKAIRGATGDGFNVGIKLNSADFQRGGFTEEESLAVIEALADRGIDLVEISGGNYENPAMAKGAGVGKENGEVKQSTLAREAYFLEFAEKVRERVDVPLMVTGGFRTETGMADAITSGATDLVGIARPLAVEPDCPKRIMAGESFTSAVKPIKTGIRLIDDMALMEVSWYTRQLGRMGKGKSPRTHDRGVLSLMEVIGVMASRGVRTRLRAGE
- a CDS encoding Clp1/GlmU family protein; the encoded protein is MIDPYQPTEAELLDRLCHANHRVLVVGESGSGKTTLIRRLMAGLATRGRNSYCLNCDPGLPGFGVPGTLALARLDGGEWAISASEPLCTLDAGRFRMPLVMAVNRLLAQLPKPPKATLFLDTPGLVRGVGGAELLQALATTAHIDLCVVLAHEGHPLPLTNELKSLPARVITITSPPQAHRLPRTQRVLQRSQLWKEHLGKGHTVNLAPDQLTLLGTPPPLNTQKAWLGRQVALFHRGEFQTLAEVQEVSPTHIQVKTASRPVDVDQLLVRNAVYRDNRLHTAPKPPPKPEPTRPAASSATEVKVELGALTNITREPQVAVRAGNAVATLVNGVTGDPLLQLRMLHKARSLLFDIGDTGRMPLRAAHQVSDVFISHAHADHIGGFLWLIRCRIGHYPPCRLFGPPGLHGHVSGMVNGILWDRVEDRAPRFIVHEWYDDHLKRWQVTAGEAQATPLEAVAIQDGVVHREAGFVVRATQLDHRVPVMAYAYEPHCQAKGRGDQLDALGIVAGEKVVYATDFRDSPENIRKLSELARGAHTLFCEASFLVADQDQAERTQHLTTEACARIANLAEVQQLVAFHFSHRYEKQRERVYEELQKYTDRLVVPRKSESRPDDGFAAAP
- the aceF gene encoding dihydrolipoyllysine-residue acetyltransferase translates to MSEQEIKVPDLGGADEVEVIEVLVSQGDSVEEEDPILTVESDKASVELPSPGAGKITKITVKVGDKVKEGDVVGMMEASGAAGDSGEDKGADEDTSSGKEAETEATSEDKVEENKPAPKKSGGSRKETVKVPALDGFDNVPVIEINVSEGDEVEVDDALVTVESDKATMEIPSPFAGKIGKILVSEGDKISEGLDLVEMTVVEEGGEESSAEPAESADTKPESKPEPAGKREEPKPEQASATYEPPTPGAKVHAGPAVRKLAREFGADLTRIKGSGPKNRILKDDVQAYVKSQLQQTQQGSTVAGGGGAGIPGVKLPDFSQFGEIERESMSRMMFATANNMQRSWLNVPHVTQFEDADITDMEDFRKAQKAAGEKKGVKMTPLPFLLKACATALAELPQFNVSLDMERKEVIRKQYIHIGIAVDTPHGLMVPVIRDVDKKGLWELAAESADLAQKARDKQLKPAEMQGACFTITSLGGIGGTAFTPIVNTPEVAILGVSKAAMKPVWDGKDFQPRLMLPLSLSYDHRAVNGADAARFTTLLSQLLGDIRSLLL